Within Ammospiza nelsoni isolate bAmmNel1 chromosome 32, bAmmNel1.pri, whole genome shotgun sequence, the genomic segment cccttaaaaaaaaccaccaaaaggATCCAGGACAGATCCCAAATGCATCCCAGAGATAAATTCCAGGTTTTTTGGGGAAAACTCgcccttttcctgctttttctgcagcttttcctggatGACACCAAAGTCAAGAACTTCGTCACCTGCTTCAAAGGTACTGCCCTAATTAACCTGATTAATTTAATCTCTTGTTATTTTGGAGCTGAATATTTATTTGGATTTGGTTATTAATTGAGATTTGAGCCTTCATTAGGATTTAATCCTTAATTTTAGGTGGGACTGCCTAATTtgcatataaatatttcattaattaataatttcctCGGTCATTAATTTCCCTAATTATTAAATCCTGAATTAATTATTTGCCTAATTAGTTaattaagaaatatttattaagttaaaaaattaatttttatgaagcattttcccttcccaattcttctttcccttcccaattcttcctttccttcatccataaaattcccaaaaaacttcacaaaaacctccaaaaaaccctggaaaaacaaaacaaaaaaaatccacaaaaaccaccagaaaacccccaaaaaacccaacaaaaaaacctcaaaacaacACTGGGAAAAcactcaaaaaaccccaaaaaaactaaaaaaaaaaaagtgtgaaaaaaaccccaaaacccacaaaaatcaCCAATAAAAATCTCCAAATAACCACcggaaaaacctgcaaaaaagccccccaaaaaaacaccacaaaacccccaaaatacagttttgaaaacccagaaaatggccagaaaaacaccagaaaatggccagaaaaaaaaccaaaccaaaaaccaactaaaaaaacccaaaaggcCCCAGAGACCACCTCACAAATcaccacaaaaaccccaaaaagaccctggaaaaacccaaaaaaaacccacaaaaaaaaaaaaaaaaaatttacaaaagcCACCAgaaccccccccaaaaatcctaCCAAAAAAAACGCCCAAAGCAACACTggaaaaaccctcaaaaacccccaaaacccactACAGAAATTaccaataaaaaaccccaaataactgctggaaaaacctgcaaaaaagCCCCctgaaaaatccaaaaaacaccacaaaaaccctgaaatacattgtaaaaaacacagaaaagcaaaaaaaaaaaaaaaaaaaaaaaaaaaaaaaaaacaccagaaaactgtcagaaaaaaaaaaacctaaaaaaaaaaaatccaaaaggcCTCAGAAACCACCTCACAATTcaccacaaaaatcccaaaaagaccctggaaaaacccaaaaaaacccacaaaaaatcttcacaaaaaccaccagaaaatccaaaaaaccccaccaaaaaaccccacaaacaacaCTGGAAAACGCTcaaaaaaaagcctcaaaaaatccccaaaactcaCTACAAAAATCACcaataaaaacccaaataacCGCTTGAAAAACCCTCAATAAAGTCCctgaaaaatccaaaaaaaacccacaaaaaccccacaaaacattgaaaaaaaaacccagaaaaaccccaaaaaaccaccagaaaactaccagaaaaaaacctaaaaaaaatccctaaaggCCTCAGAAATCACCACAAAACCCTCCAAAAGACGCTGCAagaacccaaaaaaccccaccaaataaaaccttcaaaaaaccccaaaaaagcctcaaaaaaccccaaaacccactaCAAAAACCACCaacccccaccccccccccccaaataaCCACTGGAAAACCCTgcaaaaaagcccccaaaaatcCAAGAAACACCACAAAACTCCCAAGATACATTGAATCAAAATCCAGAAATGCCCTAAAAAAAACAGACAACCGCAAGAAATAAAAACCTAGAgaaacctaaaaaaaccccaaaaggcCCCAGAAACCACCTCACAAATcaccacaaaaacccaaaaaaacccactggaaaaccagaaaaaccaTCAAGTAAACATAAAAAGCCCCCAAAACGATACAGAAAAACTCCAGAACAACTGAAAAATCCCTCTATgaaaggctaaaaaaaaaaacaacccaaaaaacaccaaagaaacaccccaaaaacaacaCTGGAAAAGCCCCCCAAGAAACTCTggaaaacccaccaaaaaacctccaaaacctccacaaaaaccccaaaactctcAATAAACTCAatttaaaaactcaaaataCCCCAATAAAAATCCTTAATAAACCACTtgaaaatcccccaaaaaacccaaaaagatgccagaaaaaaaacaaaaaccaccctgAAACCCCTAAAAAAACTCCACGAAACTtaccaaaaaaccaacagaaaaccTCCTAAAATCCACCAGAAAAGCCAAAAAGATCTCAACAAAAACCTCTTAAAAAATCTCTAAAATCCatccacaaaaccaaaaaacctaccaaaaaaaaatccccaaaaccaccaataatcacccaaaaaaaaacccccaaaaagacaccagaaaaacccccaaaaccaccacacAAACTTCCAAAAAACCGCCAAAGACCCCAAAAAGACACTGGAAAACTCcaaagaaatttcaaaataccaatggaaaaacacccaaaaaacctgggaaaaaacctaaaaaccccccaaaaatgcaaaaactGACCAAAAAATATTGCATGGAAAGCAccaaaaaagaccccaaaaaaacttcacagaaacctccaaaaaattcaataaaaccTCCAAAATACCTTCCAAAACCAATAGAAAAACCACcggaaaaacccccaaaaccaccaaaaaaatatgaaaaaaccccaaaaatccaccagAAAAGCCCAAAAAATCTCCACCAAAACCCATCAACGAAACCACATGAACCCatggaaaaaaagcccaaaaccaccagaaaaacttcaaaaaacccacaaaaccactCCAGAAGCGcaacagaaaaaccccaaagaaaccCCAATATACTATTggaaaaacctttaaaaactcctaaaaaacaactcaaaaatcacaaaaaaaattccagaaaacTCCACTAATAATGCTTCAAAAATCAtgacaaaaccaccaaaaaatggcagaaaaccatctaaaacacccaaaaaaactgccaaaaaacaccaaaaaaatcctcaaaaaaccctaCTAAACCACTATtaaaaaatactggaaaaacCCGACATAAGACAGGAAAACcctaaaagaaaaaccaaaaaaccaccacataaaacctcaaaaaaagCCCCATAAGACCCCAAAGAGGcaccagaaaaaccccaaagaaacccacaaataccataggaaaaaccccaaaaatcacccaaaaaacctggaaaaaatctcaaaaatcaCCTAAATCCAGAAAAACCACcaataaaacccaagaaaatctcaataaaaagcccccaaaaatggcaaaaacccatccaaaacccaccaaaaaacagTCAAAAACCACCAGAAATGCCTACTAAATCATTATGAAAAACCActtgaaaaaccccaaataagaCAGGAAAAACTccccagaaaaccccaaaatgaccactaaaaccaccaaaacaccATTAAAAACTCCCCAAACAAATCTCCacataaaccccaaaaaaaccacaaagaagcATCCAAAACACGCCCAAAATTGGCAAAAAACTCGCTAAAAAGCCCTACAAAACtaccaaaaaaccaccacaaaacccccaaattagACTAgaaaccccccccaaaaaaaccccaaaaagacacaaaaaaccccctagaaacaccacaaaaacctcaaaaagaggttttttttacCTGCAAAAGACTCCAGAGTAGCACCAGAAAAACCCTAAAGAAACCCCAAATACctctcaaaaaaccccaaaaaacactCAAAAAGACACTAGAAAACCCtcaaaaaccccccaaaaacctgaaaaataagggaaaaattaccaaaaaagatcccaaaaaaccaccaatAACACCCCAAAAATTCTCCCTGAAATCCcgaaaaaattgtgaaaaaccATCCAAAAGAACCCATAAACCATCCAAAAAGTGACCGAAAAACCCTACTAAGCCTCTATTAAAAAACACTGGGAAAAGCCAAAATAAGACtggaaaaacaccaaaaacaacCCTAAAACCACTATAAAGATACCAAAAGACACTGAAAACACCCTAcaaataaaacccagaaaaccatcaggaaaccccaaaaatctccacAAATTCTCCACAAAATCACCAAAGAAAACCTCTTTACACAGCCCCCCCTAAATCCCTGTCACTGATCCTGGAATTTTTCCCCCAGACGTCGGAttcctctccttcttcttccgGCACCTGGAGCGGAACCGCAGCGGGCGTTACCAGGAGCACTTCCCCTTCCTGTCGCGCTGCGGCCGCGAGCGGAATTTCCTTCGCTGCTCCGACCTTCCCGTGGTTTTCACCCAAATCCTGCCCGGCCCCGGTGGCAATTCCCTGCTGTCCTACTGCGGGGGCGGCTCCAAGCTGGTGGTGCCCTTCCAGCCGGGAATGTTGGCCGTGTGCCCGCGCAATGGGCGCCTCTACCACCCAGCGCCGGAGAGGGTCGGTGGCGTTGGGTTGGTGCGTTGGGCCCTGGCCCAAGAGTTGAGCTCGGGGTTTCGCTTCCAGGAtgggccccagcagcccccgACGCATTTGCTttggcaggggaaggagcaTCGGCTCTCTGGGGAAATCCTGGGAATGCTGCGGGCAGAGAAATCGGGATCGGAGGTGGGAGCTGCAATTTCCGCCTCGTGAACCGCTGAAAATCGGAATAAACTCGGTCCTACAGTCATTAAATTCACTGGTTAATTAATTGTAGACTCTATTtttgatttaaataattaatttcagcaagcatttcctttcccaattctgcttttctgtcatctctaaaattctcagaaaacccccaaaaaattccaTGAAAACTGccaaaaaactcccaaaaaacaTCGGAAAAAGACCCAAAAAGACACTggaaaaaccctaaaaactacCACCctaaaaaccctaaaaacatcatttaaataaacccaaaaaaacctcccaaaaaccCACTGGAAAACTCAAAAAACCCCTCctaaaataaccccaaaaagacactgaaaaaataccaaaaaccaccaccaaaaccctaaaaaaagccaccaaaaagCCCACTAGAAAACCCCAAATAGAAGTCCataaaaaactcaaaaaaaccccaaataaccacaggaaaacaccaggaaaacccaaaaaactccaaaagaCCACCAAAAAACCTaccaaacaaccccaaaaaacactGGAGAActccaaaaacaacaacaaaagaacaccaaaaaaaaccacccaaaagaCCACCAAGAAAgccccaaccccccccccccccctaaACCCACTGGAAAACTCAAAAgtaaaccccaaaaaaatcccaaaacaacactgaaaaaataccaaaaaccaccaccaaaaccCTAAAAAAGCCActaaaaaacaacccaaaaaaccccagtaaaccccaaaataaactccataaaaacccccaaaaacgACCCCAAATAACCACaggaaaacccagaaaaaccacccaaaaaactCCAGACAGCCCCAACAATAAACTCCATGAAAATCATCAggaaaacccaaataaaaaataaaagaccaccaaaaaacccagcaaaactAATCCCAAAAACCACTGGAAAActccaaaaacaaacccaaaaatcacaaaaaaacctcaagaaaCCCTcaaaaaatcaccaaaaccCCTAAAAAGCCCACTGGAAAACTACTGAAAAAGCCACCAAAATACTGAAGTAATACCAAAAatcaccaccaaaaaaaccccaaaaaccctgAAAAAGCCACtaaaaaccaaccccaaacaaCCAGCAAACCCCAAATAAAACTCCATATAAACCTCAAAAAACCGACAGCCCCAACAAAAAAACTCCatgaaaaccatcaggaaaaccccccaaaaaaacccctaaaagaccaccaaaaaacccacaaaactaacccaaaaaaaacacaaaaaaaacccaccaaaaaaaccccaaaaacaacaacaacaacaaaaaaattccaaaacctACCGAGAAAGCCCCAAAAACACCCTAAAAAATCCTGTTGAGAGTCGTTGGGGTTGGGTTGGTGCATTGGGCCCTGGCCCAAgagttgagctcaggatttcGCTCCCAGGACAGGCCCCAAAAGAAACTCCATAACAACctcaaaaaagccccaaataaCCACAGGAAAGCCCccaaaaaacaccagaaaaccccccaaaaaccccagacAACTCCAACAAAAGCTTCATGAAAACCGTCAGGAAAATCCAAAAAATACCCTAAAAGACCCCCAAGAAACCCCCAAAAAGACACttgaaaacccccaaaaaacaccaaaaaaccccaaaagaccCCAAAGAGACACTGGAAAAATGCcgaagaaaacccaaaaataccactggaaaaacccccaaaatcacctgaaaaacctggaaaaaaccccaaaaatcactaAAAATATTCTAGAAGAATCACCAATAACACCCCAAAAAGTCTCTATGAAAAGCCCCCAAAATGGCAAAAACCCATCTAAAAATCTGCAAATAACCACAggaaaaccacccaaaaaaccccagtcaGCCCCAATAAAAAACTCCATGAAAATCatgggaaaaccccaaaaacaccctAAAAGACcaccaaaaccccaccaaaactaACCCCCAAAAACActggaaaac encodes:
- the C32H8orf82 gene encoding UPF0598 protein C8orf82 homolog isoform X1 codes for the protein MRVGAVLRLCSRPELRYQQGQRPEPGIREYFYYVDHQGQLFLDDTKVKNFVTCFKDVGFLSFFFRHLERNRSGRYQEHFPFLSRCGRERNFLRCSDLPVVFTQILPGPGGNSLLSYCGGGSKLVVPFQPGMLAVCPRNGRLYHPAPERVGGVGLVRWALAQELSSGFRFQDGPQQPPTHLLWQGKEHRLSGEILGMLRAEKSGSEVGAAISAS
- the C32H8orf82 gene encoding UPF0598 protein C8orf82 homolog isoform X2 — translated: MKLFLDDTKVKNFVTCFKDVGFLSFFFRHLERNRSGRYQEHFPFLSRCGRERNFLRCSDLPVVFTQILPGPGGNSLLSYCGGGSKLVVPFQPGMLAVCPRNGRLYHPAPERVGGVGLVRWALAQELSSGFRFQDGPQQPPTHLLWQGKEHRLSGEILGMLRAEKSGSEVGAAISAS